A genomic region of Dreissena polymorpha isolate Duluth1 chromosome 4, UMN_Dpol_1.0, whole genome shotgun sequence contains the following coding sequences:
- the LOC127879567 gene encoding thioredoxin domain-containing protein 9-like, producing the protein MNPGGIERALEGHLLQATKVVEQQLDAEIERLDKMDEDDFEVLRQRRMDALKKAQQQKQEWATNGHGQYTEVYDEKEFFDTCKKSKKVVCHFFRDSTFRCKIVDKHLEILAPKHIETKFIKINAEKCKFLVDRLRIVVLPTICIAMEGKTQDYIVGFDELGGADEFPTEMLEWRLGRAQAINYQGDLLNPPKFGKQKDTSVFGFVKTKKTIKDGGADDSSDEDDW; encoded by the coding sequence ATGAATCCAGGCGGAATAGAAAGAGCCCTGGAGGGGCATTTGCTTCAGGCCACTAAAGTTGTGGAACAACAGCTTGATGCTGAGATAGAGCGCTTAGATAAGATGGACGAAGATGATTTTGAAGTTCTTCGGCAAAGAAGAATGGACGCCCTTAAAAAAGCACAACAACAGAAACAGGAATGGGCAACAAACGGACATGGACAGTACACAGAAGTTTATGATGAGAAAGAATTCTTTGACACTTGCAAAAAAAGCAAGAAGGTAGTCTGTCATTTTTTTCGGGATAGTACCTTCAGATGTAAAATAGTTGACAAACATCTCGAAATCCTGGCTCCGAAGCATATAGAAACTAAGTTCATCAAAATCAATGCAGAGAAATGCAAGTTTTTAGTGGACAGGTTGAGAATTGTGGTGTTGCCCACCATATGTATCGCCATGGAAGGCAAAACCCAGGATTACATCGTAGGGTTTGATGAGCTAGGTGGGGCAGACGAGTTCCCAACAGAAATGCTTGAATGGAGGCTTGGTCGTGCGCAAGCGATCAACTACCAGGGAGATCTGCTTAATCCACCAAAGTTTGGGAAACAGAAAGACACAAGTGTGTTTGGTTTTGTTAAGACGAAGAAAACCATAAAAGATGGAGGGGCTGATGACAGTTCAGATGAGGATGATTGGTGA